The Xiphophorus hellerii strain 12219 chromosome 5, Xiphophorus_hellerii-4.1, whole genome shotgun sequence genome window below encodes:
- the as3mt gene encoding arsenite methyltransferase: protein MAHHNSAIGNDFSDSSVHADVKDYYGKRLQKTSDLKTGACVAPAQPLPTFIREALKKVHPEVSNKYYGCGLVVPESLEGCRILDLGCGSGRDCYMLSLLVGEKGHVTGIDMTEAQLEVARKYMDYHTKEFGYKEPNVSFVQGYIEALSAAGLGKNSFDIIISNCVVNLSPDKKQVLVEAYNALKDGGELYFSDIYSSGRLTEEIKNHKVLWGECLGGALWWKDLLQLAEEVGFSQPRLVTATVVAVDNEELQDVLGDFKFVSATYRLFKVPKGKTKTCQVIYNGGITGAEDNFQFDCHYAFKTNEVVQVDGEAACILRHSRFAEDFTFQPPGGSCEPCCAKLRADTVDPFDLASLLGTRGGCCSTKSADCCK, encoded by the exons ATGGCTCACCACAACAG tgccaTTGGAAATGATTTCTCTGACAGCAGCGTTCACGCGGATGTCAAG GATTATTATGGAAAGAGGCTCCAGAAGACGTCGGACCTGAAGACAGGCGCCTGCGTGGCTCCAGCTCAGCCTCTCCCAACCTTCATAAGGGAAGCCCTGAAGAAAGTTCACCCCGAAGTCTCTAACAA ATACTACGGGTGTGGTCTGGTGGTGCCGGAGTCCTTGGAGGGCTGCAGGATTCTGGACCTGGGCTGTGGGAGTGGAAGGGACTGCTACATGTTAAGTTTGCTAGTTGGGGAAAAAGGTCATGTCACCGGCATTGACATGACTGAGGCCCAG CTTGAAGTGGCCAGAAAATATATGGATTACCACACGAAGGAGTTCGGCTACAAGGAGCCAAACGTGAGTTTTGTTCAGGGCTACATTGAGGCCTTATCTGCGGCGGGTCTGGGGAAAAACTCGTTTGACATCATCAT CTCCAACTGCGTAGTGAACCTCTCCCCAGACAAGAAGCAGGTTCTGGTTGAAGCATACAATGCACTCAAG GATGGGGGTGAGCTATACTTCAGTGACATCTACTCCAGTGGAAGACTGACGGAGgaaattaaaaatcacaaagtgctGTGGG GTGAATGTCTGGGTGGAGCGCTGTGGTGGAAGGATCTGCTGCAGCTGGCTGAGGAGGTGGGCTTCAGTCAGCCACGGCTGGTTACGGCCACCGTCGTCGCCGTTGACAATGAAGAACTGCAGGACGTTCTAG GTGACTTCAAGTTTGTTTCTGCCACGTACCGCCTGTTCAAAGTCCCTAAAGGCAAAACCAAGACCTGCCAGGTCATATATAATGGAGGCATCACTGGGGCAGAGGATAACTTCCAGTTTGACTGTCACTACGCCTTTAAG ACCAATGAAGTGGTGCAGGTGGACGGAGAAGCAGCTTGCATCCTGAGGCATTCCAGATTTGCAGAAGACTTCACTTTccagccaccagggggctccTGTGAGCCTTGTTGTGCCAAGCTTAGG GCTGACACGGTGGATCCTTTTGACCTGGCCTCTCTGTTGGGCACTCGAGGGGGATGCTGCAGCACCAAATCTGCTGACTGCTGCAAATGA
- the wbp1lb gene encoding WW domain binding protein 1-like b — translation MRGVCWALKMGLFLHAVGSVSPTESAPEGSLIHCDGVNNQSYFCEYGHCCGESQCCSYYYELWWFWLVWAIIFILCFCCICHHRRTKHRMQQQQRQHEINLIAYREAHNYPSVPFYFRFLPNYLLPDYEEVVNRPPTPPPPYTALNLNSSSVASVAMAPEQQAGHCPSTQSSPAPPVSDSLCSRPATEEAQPPSFDFRPKPDNKPHQTAQDSSIILLSDGLNVEMLGSQEKKSGSEDDSCKDPLLKDLSLSEGYSEDKERLPNGRRRRFTGDSGIEVCVCGTRGGGGCGGAGGTGQEQESLLGRGVDDGNEEEDAGDFCDSCGHRASLSLEEEQALGGPERRAGRGPPLTSPNAGGGSLGPPACLLLHTISEQDGPAHSPDPQG, via the exons ATGAGAGGCGTATGTTGGGCTCTAAAGATGGGGTTGTTTTTGCATGCTGTCGGCTCCGTCAGCCCCACGGAGTCCGCACCAGAGGGG AGCTTGATCCATTGTGATGGCGTCAACAACCAGAGCTACTTCTGCGAGTATGGACACTGCTGCGGAGAGTCCCAGTGTTGCAGTTACTACTATGAGCTCTGGT GGTTTTGGTTGGTGTGGGCAATCATCTTTATTTTGTGCTTCTGCTGCATTTGCCACCATCGGCGCACAAAACACCGAATGCAGCAGCAACAACGGCAGCACGAGATCAACCTCATCGCCTACCGTGAAGCACACAACTACCCCTCCGTTCCCTTTTACTTCC gGTTTTTACCAAACTATCTCCTTCCTGACTATGAAGAGGTTGTCAACCGACCTCCGACCCCTCCACCTCCTTACACCGCCCTAAACTTAAACTCCTCCTCAGTGGCTTCTGTTGCCATGGCTCCTGAGCAGCAGGCGGGACACTGTCCATCCACCCAGTCTTCTCCTGCGCCCCCGGTCTCTGACAGTCTCTGCAGTAGACCTGCAACAGAGGAAGCGCAGCCTCCTTCCTTTGACTTTAGGCCGAAGCCCGACAATAAACCCCATCAAACGGCCCAAGACTCCAGCATTATTCTTCTATCAGATGGGCTGAATGTGGAGATGCTGGGCAgccaggagaaaaaaagtggaagTGAGGATGACTCCTGCAAGGATCCCCTGCTCAAGGACCTGTCGCTGTCAGAGGGTTATAGTGAGGATAAAGAGCGCCTCCCCAACGGGAGGAGGCGGCGATTCACCGGGGACTCTGGGAtcgaggtgtgtgtgtgcggcaCACGCGGAGGCGGCGGTTGTGGTGGAGCTGGCGGGACGGGCCAGGAGCAGGAGAGTCTACTGGGGCGCGGCGTGGATGACGGTAACGAGGAAGAGGATGCGGGTGACTTCTGTGACAGTTGCGGTCATCGAGCCTCCCTGAGTTTAGAGGAGGAGCAGGCGCTGGGCGGGCCGGAGAGGAGGGCCGGGCGAGGGCCCCCGCTGACGTCTCCGAATGCAGGCGGCGGCTCACTCGGTCCCCCCGCGTGCCTTCTCCTCCACACCATCAGCGAACAGGACGGCCCGGCTCACAGCCCGGATCCGCAGGGATGA
- the LOC116720010 gene encoding zinc finger protein OZF-like isoform X2 yields MLMVKEAPEDHRSVAELHDPKPQQIKEEQEEICISLGAEQLKGEEDIDAIRFPVSATPIKNEGDKQSILLSRNLYKDEIKDRDLPKEIDEEESIKIENCGDGSIFLKTEDTEDDDVNEFTSELDSGLKTENLHNDWQERRAPESDGNINKPFNSSEFPEQFVHSCSLQTDMAHSEIGSSTTVGNKCFTEKKNVDSKSKIQTGVKLSCEYCGKTFSGKYTLNTHERIHTGQKPFCCDLCGQRFNQKSTLNRHMRNHTGQKPFCCDFCEQKFSQKSHLIRHMRNHTGQKPFCCDFCGQRFSQKSHLSRHMRNHNGEKPFGCDLCGHKFGEKSNLNIHMRIHTGQKPFCCDICGQNFAAKSNLITHTRSHTGQKPFYCDVCGQKFSRKSHLNTHMRIHTGQKPFCCDLCGQRFNQKSNLNTHMRIHTKGKNA; encoded by the coding sequence ATGCTGATGGTTAAAGAAGCTCCTGAAGACCACAGATCTGTTGCTGAGCTGCATGACCCAAAACCCCAGCAGATAaaggaggagcaggaagaaATCTGCATCAGTCTGGGGGCAGAGCAGCTTAAGGGGGAGGAGGATATTGATGCCATCAGGTTTCCAGTCTCTGCTACTCCGATAAAGAATGAGGGTGATAAACAGTCCATTCTTCTCTCACGGAATCTTTATAAAGACGAAATTAAAGACAGAGATCTTCCAAAAGAAATCGATGAGGAAGAATCCATCAAAATAGAAAACTGTGGAGATGGTTCTATTTTCTTAAAGACTGAAGATACTGAGGATGATGATGTAAACGAGTTTACTTCTGAGTTAGATTCTGGTCTGAAAACTGAGAACTTGCACAATGACTGGCAGGAGAGAAGAGCTCCAGAATCAGATGGGAACATTAACAAACCTTTTAACTCTTCTGAGTTTCCTGAACAATTTGTTCACTCTTGCTCTCTTCAGACAGATATGGCACATTCAGAAATAGGATCTTCAACCACTGTgggtaataaatgttttacagagaagaaaaatgtggaCTCAAAAAGTAAGATCCAGACAGGAGTGAAGTTGAGCTGTGAATACTgtggtaaaacattttctggtaAATACACTTTAAACACGCATGAGAGAATCCATACAGGGCAGAAACCTTTTTGTTGTGATCTCTGTGGACAAAGATTTAACCAAAAATCTACTTTAAACAGACACATGAGAAACCACACAGGACAGAAACCTTTCTGCTGTGATTTTTGTGAACAAAAATTTagccaaaaatcacatttaatcaGGCACATGAGAAACCACACTGGACAGAAACctttttgttgtgacttttgtGGACAAAGATTTagccaaaaatcacatttaagcaGACACATGAGAAACCACAATGGAGAAAAACCTTTTGGTTGTGATTTATGTGGACACAAATTTGGTgagaaatcaaatttaaatatacacATGAGGATCCACACAGGACAGAAACCGTTCTGTTGTGATATATGTGGACAAAATTTTGCcgcaaaatcaaatttaatcaCACACACGAGAAGTCACACAGGACAGAAACCTTTCTATTGTGATGTCTGTGGACAAAAATTTAGCCgaaaatcacatttaaacacGCACATGAGAATCCACACTGGACAGAAACCTTTCTGTTGTGATCTCTGTGGACAAAGATTTAaccaaaaatctaatttaaacacacacatgagaatccatacaaaaggaaaaaatgcttAG
- the LOC116720010 gene encoding zinc finger protein OZF-like isoform X1 — MEAGFNHKVLLDGLDVKQMLMVKEAPEDHRSVAELHDPKPQQIKEEQEEICISLGAEQLKGEEDIDAIRFPVSATPIKNEGDKQSILLSRNLYKDEIKDRDLPKEIDEEESIKIENCGDGSIFLKTEDTEDDDVNEFTSELDSGLKTENLHNDWQERRAPESDGNINKPFNSSEFPEQFVHSCSLQTDMAHSEIGSSTTVGNKCFTEKKNVDSKSKIQTGVKLSCEYCGKTFSGKYTLNTHERIHTGQKPFCCDLCGQRFNQKSTLNRHMRNHTGQKPFCCDFCEQKFSQKSHLIRHMRNHTGQKPFCCDFCGQRFSQKSHLSRHMRNHNGEKPFGCDLCGHKFGEKSNLNIHMRIHTGQKPFCCDICGQNFAAKSNLITHTRSHTGQKPFYCDVCGQKFSRKSHLNTHMRIHTGQKPFCCDLCGQRFNQKSNLNTHMRIHTKGKNA, encoded by the exons ATGGAGGCTGGTTTTAACCACAAGGTTCTGCTAGACGGATTAG ATGTTAAGCAGATGCTGATGGTTAAAGAAGCTCCTGAAGACCACAGATCTGTTGCTGAGCTGCATGACCCAAAACCCCAGCAGATAaaggaggagcaggaagaaATCTGCATCAGTCTGGGGGCAGAGCAGCTTAAGGGGGAGGAGGATATTGATGCCATCAGGTTTCCAGTCTCTGCTACTCCGATAAAGAATGAGGGTGATAAACAGTCCATTCTTCTCTCACGGAATCTTTATAAAGACGAAATTAAAGACAGAGATCTTCCAAAAGAAATCGATGAGGAAGAATCCATCAAAATAGAAAACTGTGGAGATGGTTCTATTTTCTTAAAGACTGAAGATACTGAGGATGATGATGTAAACGAGTTTACTTCTGAGTTAGATTCTGGTCTGAAAACTGAGAACTTGCACAATGACTGGCAGGAGAGAAGAGCTCCAGAATCAGATGGGAACATTAACAAACCTTTTAACTCTTCTGAGTTTCCTGAACAATTTGTTCACTCTTGCTCTCTTCAGACAGATATGGCACATTCAGAAATAGGATCTTCAACCACTGTgggtaataaatgttttacagagaagaaaaatgtggaCTCAAAAAGTAAGATCCAGACAGGAGTGAAGTTGAGCTGTGAATACTgtggtaaaacattttctggtaAATACACTTTAAACACGCATGAGAGAATCCATACAGGGCAGAAACCTTTTTGTTGTGATCTCTGTGGACAAAGATTTAACCAAAAATCTACTTTAAACAGACACATGAGAAACCACACAGGACAGAAACCTTTCTGCTGTGATTTTTGTGAACAAAAATTTagccaaaaatcacatttaatcaGGCACATGAGAAACCACACTGGACAGAAACctttttgttgtgacttttgtGGACAAAGATTTagccaaaaatcacatttaagcaGACACATGAGAAACCACAATGGAGAAAAACCTTTTGGTTGTGATTTATGTGGACACAAATTTGGTgagaaatcaaatttaaatatacacATGAGGATCCACACAGGACAGAAACCGTTCTGTTGTGATATATGTGGACAAAATTTTGCcgcaaaatcaaatttaatcaCACACACGAGAAGTCACACAGGACAGAAACCTTTCTATTGTGATGTCTGTGGACAAAAATTTAGCCgaaaatcacatttaaacacGCACATGAGAATCCACACTGGACAGAAACCTTTCTGTTGTGATCTCTGTGGACAAAGATTTAaccaaaaatctaatttaaacacacacatgagaatccatacaaaaggaaaaaatgcttAG